From Streptomyces sp. NBC_00690, a single genomic window includes:
- a CDS encoding VanZ family protein — MAVALAALVVFSVVLARLTLTPSTASADIAGANLQPGRSLRQYAEEYTFLAACKQVGGNLLLGAPFGLLLPLLVPRKLRMLRVLVLTAVVMIFVELTQGALVEGRAFDVDDVILNTSGALIAYLLLGRRISHRFHTLAEPTPSQVAADPRGTEPGRETDDRQGEPVAPAPSLSKPAPQSKPAAPGAGRTKALTRLRLRFRDGFSSDRPRAPRRP, encoded by the coding sequence ATGGCGGTGGCTCTGGCGGCGCTGGTCGTGTTCTCGGTGGTGCTGGCCAGACTGACCCTCACCCCCTCGACGGCATCGGCCGACATCGCCGGAGCCAATCTCCAGCCCGGAAGGTCGCTGCGGCAGTACGCCGAGGAGTACACCTTCCTCGCCGCCTGCAAGCAGGTCGGCGGCAATCTGCTGCTCGGCGCCCCGTTCGGACTGCTCCTGCCGCTGCTCGTGCCCCGCAAACTGCGGATGCTCCGGGTCCTGGTGTTGACCGCGGTGGTGATGATCTTTGTGGAGCTGACGCAGGGAGCGCTGGTGGAGGGCCGTGCGTTCGACGTGGACGACGTCATCCTCAACACCAGCGGTGCCTTGATCGCCTATCTCCTCCTGGGGCGGCGGATCAGCCATCGCTTCCACACCCTGGCCGAGCCGACCCCGTCCCAGGTCGCCGCGGACCCGAGGGGCACCGAACCCGGCCGGGAGACGGACGACCGGCAGGGCGAACCGGTAGCGCCCGCCCCCTCGCTGAGCAAGCCGGCCCCACAGAGCAAGCCGGCAGCCCCCGGCGCCGGCCGGACCAAAGCACTGACCCGGCTCAGGCTCAGGTTCCGCGACGGATTCAGCTCGGATCGTCCGCGAGCTCCGCGACGCCCGTGA